The Geminicoccus roseus DSM 18922 DNA window GACCTGCAGGACATCGTGCACGAGCTCAAGGCCAAAGGCGTGAGCCTGAAGGCGACCGAGCAGCCGATCGACACCGGCACCGCGGTCGGCAAGGCGTTCTTGGACATGCTGGGGGTGTTCGCCGAGTTCGAAACCAACCTCCGCCGTGAGCGGCAGCTGGAGGGGATCAAGGCGGCCAAGGCCAAGGGCGTCTACAAAGGCAGGAAGCCCAGCATCGATGTGGCGGAGGTCAGGCGCCTGAAGGAAGAGGAGCAGCTCGGTGCTTCTGCAATCGCCAAGCGACTCCGGATCGGCCGGGCCTCGGTCTATCGGATCCTTGGAACTACCCGACGGTCC harbors:
- a CDS encoding recombinase family protein gives rise to the protein MPTYGYARVSTLDQDLTLQKTALRAAGCSVVRAEKASGSRRDGRTELQVLLDFVQPGDTLVVTRIDRLARSMKDLQDIVHELKAKGVSLKATEQPIDTGTAVGKAFLDMLGVFAEFETNLRRERQLEGIKAAKAKGVYKGRKPSIDVAEVRRLKEEEQLGASAIAKRLRIGRASVYRILGTTRRS